The following nucleotide sequence is from Austwickia chelonae.
CTGCGGTTCAACACTGCCATCGCCAAGTTGATCGAGCTGAACAATGGTTTGACCCGGCTCGGTGAGGTGCCTCGGGAGGCTGCTGAACAGCTGGTGTTGATGGTGGCCCCGGTGGCTCCGCATATCGCAGAGGAGCTGTGGTCTCGCTTGGGCCATGCAGAATCGCTGACTTTCGTCTCCTTCCCGCAGGCAGATCCGAAAATGCTGGTCGAAGACACCGTGACCTGTGTGATTCAGATCCAGGGGAAGGTCCGGGACCGGATCGAGGTCCCGGCAGACATCACGGCTGACGCACTCGAAGAGCTCGCTCTGGCCACGGAACGAATCTCCGGCATACTCGAGGGCAGAACAGTGCGCAAGGTCATCGTGCGGGCTCCTCAGCTGGTCAACATCGTCGCCAGCTGACCCGGCTCACGCCTTGGGCCGTATCGCAGTTGTCACCGACTCGACGGCCTGCTTGCCGCAGGAAGCAACACGGCAAGCAGGCCTGACAGTTGTACCGCTCACCGCTTCGGTGGGGGTCGACAGCTATGTCGATGGTATCGATCGTCCTGGGGAGGAACTGAACCGAGATCTGGGAAGGAGCGGTCGAGTCATGACCTCTCGTCCGTCCCCTCAGGTTTTTCTGGACCATTACGAACGGTTGGCGGAGGCCGGAGCGTCCGAGGTCCTCAGCATTCACCTCTCCTCGGCTTTGTCCGGTACCTATGATTCGGCACGGATCGCTGGTCAGGTCGCTTCCCTGCCTGTCCATACCGTCGATTCGGCGACGATGGGCGCAGGGCTGGGGAATGCGGTGATGGACGCGCTTGCTTGCGTCTCCGCCGGGGGGAGTTCTTCAGAAGCGGCTGCGGTGGCAACCGAGTCGGGGAGAACTACTCGAGTTCTCTTCTGCGTGGCTTCTTTGGACTTTCTGCATCGTGGGGGACGCATTGGCGCTGCCTCGGCCTTCCTCGGCGCTGCCTTGTCGATCCGTCCGGTGCTGGAGCTGTCCGCGGGGCGGATCATGCCCCTGGAGAAGACTCGGACCATGAAGCAGGCCGTGGCGCGGTTGACTGATCTGGTCGACCTCCAGCTGGGCAGAGACACAGCAGTGTATTCGCTGTTCGGGCCGCCACGAGTGGTTGTGCATCATGTGGCAGCTCCAGATCGGGCACGCATATTGGCGGATGCTTTATCTGCCAGATGTGCTGATCATGTGGCGGAGCCTCCGATGGTGCAGGAGCTGGGTCTGGTCGCTGCCGCCCATCTCGGACCGGGAGCTGTGGGGGTCGTCATCTCTCCGCCGAGACACCGATCAGGAAGATAGTCGTCCACAACCTCGCCCTGGGTGAACGGTCGGTCCCCAGGATTCTGGCGCTATCCGGTGGGTAGCGCCTCTCCTTGGCACCCTGACGGGCATGCGTTCGACCTCTCCTGCACCCCCGTCGACAGATCGTGTTCTTGCCCTGGTTCGGCGAGGCCGGCCGAAGCCTGCCGACGACCCTGTGGAAATAGTTCTTCAGCCGAACAGCGGTCCGGATCAGCCCATGGCAGGTGGTTCGACCGTGCCCGGTCCGGGCGAAGAACGAACGGTGACGAGATCCGGATCTCGGGTGCGTTTGCTGACTCTTCCCCCGATGTTGCAGAGTTCCCGAGTACGGCCTGCCTGGGGTGCGATAGGGGGATTGGCCGTGCTGGGCGTCCTCGTTGCTGTGGTGTTCGGGGTACGCGTATTCATGACCTCGTCCGCGGCAACGCCGACCCCGGTGGTCGCATCGAATAGACCTGGTGATCTGCGACAGCAGCAGAAGTCCATCCCTGAAGGGAAACAATCCGCGGCATCACCGGTGACGACGCCCACCTCCACCGGTTCGACGGCGGGGACACTGGTCGTCCATGTCGTCGGACAGGTGAAGAAACCCGGTGTGGTGCGTGCAGCGTCCGGGGCGCGGGTCGAGGAAGTGATCGCAGCCTCCGGCGGGTTGACCGCTCAAGCGGACACCCGACAGGTGAACCTGGCCAGGGTGGTGTCCGACGGCGAGCAGGTGGTGGTCCCTGCTCACGGTGAGCTTCTCCCTCCGGGTCAAGGTGGGGGCGCATCTGGGGGGCCGGGAGGAAAGAGCTCCGCAGCACCAGGAAAGATCAACGTGAACACCGCCGATGCCACCGCCTTGGACGCTCTGCCTGGAGTAGGTCCGGTGACCGCTCGACGCATCGTGGAATGGCGGCAGTCCCACGGCAGGTTCAGTTCCTTGAAAGAGCTGCAGGAGATCCCGGGAATAGGGCCCAAGCTCGTCGAACAGATCATGCCGCTTGTCAGCCTCTGACATGGGGTCCTCGACCTCTCCAGAGGCACTGGATCTTCGGCTGGTGTTTCCTGCCGCAGTGGGCTGGCTGTCACTGGTCATCATGCTGCCCCATCGCCCAGCCACCATGTGGGTCGGCGCGGCGGCTGCGTCCTGTCTGGGCTTATCGATGTGGTGGTGGCGTCGCGGCGGTGCCTGGTCGGCACCGGCGACATCGGCTGCTGTCGTCACCGCCGTGTTGCTGACAGCTGGTGCGGCAGGAAGCGCCATCCGGGAAAGCGGAGGGATGGTGGATCTGGCCGCGCAGAAAGCTGTGGTCACTCTTGAGGGAAAGTTGGTCACCGATCCTCGAAGAACCAGTGACCAGGGCGGAGATCGGCCTGCGCGGTGGACGGCTCGAGTGCAGGTCGACCAGGTGGAAGCTCGGGGGAGCCGCCACCAGCTGAACGCTACAGTCCTGGCGATCGGGTCAACGCAATGGTCCGAGCGTCGTTGGCAGGAGAGAGTGCGTCTGTCCGGTCGGCTGATGCCGGCCGATCCCGGCCAGGATGTCATCGCCTTGGTCACCGTTCATGAGGGCGTGGAGCGGTTGTCCGCTCCAGGAGTGATTGCTGACCTGGCCGAGCACGTCCGTTCTGCCCTCCGGTCTGCCTCCAGTGCTCTGCCTGGAGATGCACCTGGGCTCCTGCCTGGTCTGGTGATCGGCGACACGGGGCAGGCTTCAGAACGACTGATCGCTGACATGAAGACCACGGGGATGACCCATCTTTCCGCGGTGAGTGGGTCGAATGTGGCTATCGTGTTGGCAGCAGCGCTGGCTGTTGCTCGCCAGGCTCGCCTTCCTCGACGGTTCAGGCCGATGATCGCTGCCTTGTTATTGGCTGTTTTCGTCGTCATGGCGCGCCCTGAGCCCAGCGTGATCCGAGCTGCGGTCATGGGCGCAGTCGGCCTGGTCGGGATGCAGACGTCCCGGAAAGGCGGCGGATTGCCGGCCTTGGGCACGGCGATGATCCTGTTGCTCCTGATCGACCCGTGGCTGGCGAGATCCTATGGGTTCGCATTGAGCGTGACCGCCACGGCAGGTTTGCTCGTGTTCGCCGGTCCGTGGAGCAGAGGGATCGCTCGTCGCCTGCCTGATCGGCTGTCTTTCCTCGGCGAGATGATCGCCATTCCGGTCGCGGCCCAGTTGGTCTGTGCCCCGTTGATCGTTCTGTTGTCCGGTTCGATCAGCACGGTCGGCATCATCGCCAATATGGTGGTGGCACCATTGGTGGCTCCGGCTACCGTCTTGGGCGTGGCCTCGGCGGTGGTTTCTTCCTTCCATGTCGGGGCAGGAACCGTGATCGCCTGGGGAGCTGCGGTGCCGGTTCTCGGCATCGCCGAAGTGGCCCATCGATGCGCCCGAGTCCCGTTCGCATCGGTGCCTTGGCCTGGGGGAATATCCGGGGCCTTGCTTTTGGGTGGGTTGACCGTCGTCGGGGTCGCCCTCTTTCCCTGGCTTCGACAGTTCGGATCTCGGTGTCCACTTGCCGTGATCGGTGTAGTGGCGCTGGTAGCAGCCGGATCGTTCCCGGTCGGTTCCAGCTCCTGGCCGCATCCGCAGTGGTCTTTCGTGGCCTGTGACGTAGGCCAAGGTGATGCCTTGCTTATCCGTTCGGGGGAGAGCTCTGCGGTACTGGTCGATGCGGGTCCGGTAGACAGCAGGGTGGGTGACTGCCTGACCCGGTTGAAGATCGACAGATTGGACGCCGTCGTCCTGACCCATCTGGACCGGGACCACAGCGGAGGGATCGAGCAAGTGCTCCAGGGATGGGAGGTGCAGGAAATCCTGCTGGGAGTGGTCGATGATCCGGAGCAGGAAACTCGTCGGATCGTGGCGCTGTCCGAGGGTCACGGAGTAGCTCTCCGGCGCGTCTCGCCGGACGAGCAGCTCCATTGGAGTAGGGCCCGAGCACAAGTACGTCTCCCTGCGGCGCCTTTGACCGCGGGTTCTGTCACGAACAACAACTCTGTCGTCTTAGACGTTCGCGTGGATCATCTGCGGTTGGTGCTCTTGGCGGATGTCGAGCGAGAGGCTGCTGCAGCGCTACGCCGCAGGATCAGCAAAGAGGGGGTGGGAGAGCCTGTCGATGTGGTGAAAGTGGCGCACCATGGTTCGGCGAACCATGACCCGGAACTGTTGGAGCAGTTGTCGCCCAAGTCTTTCGTGCTCTCCGTAGGTGCCCGTAATACTTTTGGTCACCCTGCCCCGTCCTTGATGGGGACCTTGGCCAAGGTGGGCGCGCCGATCTACCGGACAGACCAGGGTGGTGACATCCTGTTCTGCGTTTCCGAGGGTGAACTCACCGTACTACGGCCCGGATCGTGACCGAGACCGGATCAGACGGGCATGGACGGTGGGCCGAGGCGCAGAAGACGGCCGGCGCTATCCGCCAGCGCTTGGACGGTGGCCTCGACGGCGGGGACTCGTTTGAGATCCGGTGTGGTCACGGCCATGACGGTCCGTTTCGACGGGGGGTCAATCGGCAGGATGTGCACACCCGGGTTGGAGGCGCTACGCAGGATCAGGTCCGGGATAAGCGCGACGCCCAATCCCGCAGCCACGAATCCGAGAACTGCTACGTAGTCGTCGGTCTCGAAGGTGACTTTCGGAGCGAACCCGGCTCTCGAGCAGACTTGGACCAGATGGCCACGGCACCGAGGGCATCCCGCAATCCACGTGTCATCAGCCAGCTGAGCTATGTGCGCCACGGATTCCTGGGCCAGGGGGTGATCGGTGGGAACGACGAGGCGGACCTCGTCTTCCAAGAGCACCTCGGTCTCGAAGAGGTCGAGGTCCTCTTCTCCTCGCCCCAGGTCGGTTCCTTCATAGGTGAAGGCCACCGCGATATCGCAGTCGCCGGCGCGCAGCGCGGCCAGGGACTCAGGTGGTTCGGCCTCGGCGAACCGGACGTGGACGTCCGGGTAGCGTTCTCGGACGAGGGCCAGGGCCTGCGGAACCAGAGTGGCTGAGCTGGATGGAAAGGCCATGAGCCGGACCCGGCCGGCGCGCAGGCCGGCAATCGCTGCCACCTCCTCTTCGGCGGACTCGAGGGCGGCGAGGACCCCGACAGCGTGCCGGGAGAGCACCTGGCCTGCTTCGGTGAGTCGAACGCTGCGTCCGACCCGCTCGACCAGAACCGTTCCGGTACGTTGCTCGAGCCGACGTACCATCTGGGAAATGGCGGGCTGGGAATATCCCAGGGCAGTGGCAGCGGCAGTGAAACTGCCTTCGTCGGCGATTGCTTTCATCACCCGTAAGCCAGCAGCGTCGATCATGAAAAGAGGATAACGCAGCGTTATCGACGGTGGGTTATCCGGAATCGCTGTCGACGAGCGGTATGCCGCCGAAATAGAACCCTGTCGACGGATCAGATGCGGCGCAGGACAGCTGTCACCCGTCCTAGGATCACGACGTCGTCAGCAAGGATCGGCTCATGGACGTCGTTGTGGGGAAGCAACCAGATGTGGCCATCGCGTCGACGGAAGGTCTTCACTGTGGCTTCGCCGTCAACCAAGGCAGCCACGATCTCCCCGCTCTCCGCAGAAGGCTGTTTCCGGACCACCACCCAGTCGCCATGGCAGATAGCGGCGTCGACCATGGAATCGCCGTCGACCTGGAGCAGGAATAGCTCTCCACTGCCGACGACTTGCCGGGGCAGGGCAAAAATGTCTTCCACGCTTTGTTCGGCGACAACGGGTGGACCTGCGGAGATTCTGCCCAGAAGGGGAGCGTAGACAGGCCGTGGCTGTGCTTCTGGAACGGCGGAGTGCAGCGTGGGTGGCGGGGAAGACCGCCGGGTCTGAGATGTCGGTGCGACGTCGACCACTTCGATTGCCCTAGGCCGGTTCTGATCTCGTTTCAGATAACCTTTGCGTTCCAGCCTGGAAAGTTGATGGGCAACGCTGCTGGGGCTGGTCAGGCCGACGGCTTCCCCGATCTCACGCAGACTGGGCGGGTATCCGCGCTGATGAACCGCGCTGCGGATAACTTCGAGGATGTCTTTCTGCCGGGGAGTCAGGGTGACCAGATGGCTGGCCTGTAGAGGACGACGGACCGGAGTGATGGGTTTCCCCTCCTCTGCGTCAGCAGCTCATCTGTACCAGCTGTGTCCGGGATCATCGGGGGTGCTCGAATAGTTTTCCTGAGCGCCCCGTAGCGGACACGCCTTCTCCAGCGGTACATAGTACTGGTGTTCGAGAAGAAGGGGTGGGTCAGTCGCGTAGCCGGTTGCTCGCCGTGTGCACGGTGAGGCTGGGAAAAGAGGTCACTCTGGAGGAAATGCCGGGTAGGGCCGTCCACGGTCCGCCATCGATGCGATAGTTCGCGCCGAGAGCGACGGTGACCGAGGGCACGTAGACACCTGCACTGCGATAGGCATGGCGGATATCACCGGAGGGATAGGTGCCGCCGAGCGAGAGGGTCGGGCCGCTGGAGTCGCCGTCTCCGAAGGCGTATTCGATCTGTTGCAATGTCACTGCGATATCAACCTGGTGTCCCAGGATGGACGCGGAATGGGTACTTCCTGGTCGGTGCCCTTGCGAAGGCCAGGCCATCTGGAAATAGACCGGCAGGTTGACGAGGCTCTGGTTGTCTACCGGCTGCATCGAGGGGACAGGGGTGGCGAAGGAAAGATTCGTGAAAGCGCGTTGGACATCGGCGACAGTGAGTTCTTTCCGAGGAGGCTCTCCGGTGAGCTCCTCCGGTGCGCAGGCCGAGCCGAGGTAGGTCCAACTGGTTTCCCCCTGTCTGCGCATGTAGACCCGCGAGAGATAACCCCGCCCATTTTTGCGTTTTGCACAGGGCTCCACGGCTGCGAGACAGAAGACAACCTCAGGGTTGGACGGTGAATTTTCCGGGCAGCTGGGAATATCTCGATATTCTGTGGGTGGAGTCCATTCGGTCGGGACTTCCGTACCGGGTACGGTCCGATTCCTCGGCGTGGACGGTCGGGGTGAGGTTTGCTTTCCAGAGCCGTGGACCGAGGCGCCGTCGCGGTCGACCGAGCCGTTGAAGTGCTCATCTGCTGCATGTGAGACGAGGGGGAGGAACAGGAGGAATCCGACAAGGGCGGAGCTCATGCCCCTTCTCATGGCGTGGCCTTCCACGGAAGTATCTTGATCGACTCGATTCGCCAGCTCCCTGAAACCCACTGCAGGTGGGCCAGGTACTGGCGGGTTTCAGGGGAGCTCCATTCTCCGATCTTCAGTCCGTTTCGGTCGATCTTTTGGGTCGCGGTAAATTTCACTTTCACCACGACTTGGGTGTCGATCTGAGTATTGCTCTTGTATGCCACACATTCTGCGCTGAGGACGTCGAGTTCCGGCCCTGAGATCCGATGTCCTTCCTTGGCCAGCATGGCGACGTCCTCGTCCTGACGGAGACAGCTCTTGACATCCGGCAGGCACAAGCGGGGGAGCTGGCCAGGTGCTGGATTCTCCAAGGTCCTACTTACCGAGAGAAAGAAATGTCGAGCGAATTCTTCAGCTCCTCGCTTGTTCTCTTCTTTCGCTCCGGAAGGCATGGAGGTGAGCGTGTCGTAGCTTTCCGTCGTGGAGCTCGCCACAGGCGTCCTGCTCGTCTCCCGAGTGGCGGTTGGGGTTTTTTCTGCAGTGCCGCAGGAGGCAGCGAAGCACAGCGCGAGTCCGGCAACTCCTGCCATGAACATGTGCGGGTGACGACGGCCTTTCAGTCGTAGTCTTTTTGGGTCCGATCCCGCGCATTTTCCCTGATGATGCGAGGCTTTCCAGCAGGTCGCAACAGATCGCATATATCCGTTTTCCCACGTTTTAAGTCGATTGTCCAAGTCGGTTCCGTGCGTCCGTCATATGGTCGGAGCTGATCTCGCGACACGACATGTCGATCCGGGCCTTGGGTGGTTTTTCTGCGCCACGCCGGCCCCTGAGATCGATGGAGGATGCCGCGGTGCCTGGTGCAGCCCTCGGATGTCCCGTGGCGGGCCGGGATTGCCGGATGGAGCTTCCGCTGGCAGTTGGTGTCACATCTTCTCCGATACGGAAGCGCGCGCATCCGGAGTGTGGGTGAGAGCTTTGAGATGGCGAGACGACTCGGCGCGTCGCAGTTTGGTCCCCAGGGGTGCGCGGCCTTACGATCCCTACATCTAGTGGTGATCAACATGCTTTCCATCCACATGTAGTCCTCAGGCTATGGCGACTTCTCCACAGTCTGTCCACAGGGTCATCCACAGACGGCCTCCTCCACGGAGGAGCCCATGGCACGGAAGCCGCCCGAGCATCCGGCCCTCGACCGGGAACCATCGAAAGGAGAGGCGCTTTGCACTGCCCGTTTTGTCGACACACCGACAGCCGCGTGATCGACAGCCGGACATCCGATGACGGCACCGTGATCAGACGCCGTCGTCAGTGCCCTTCCTGCGAGCGCCGCTTCACCACCATCGAGACCGCCAGCCTGACTGTTCTCAAACGGTCCGGTGTCGGCGAGCCCTTCAGCCGCGCCAAGATCGTCGTCGGCCTACGCAAGGCCTGCCAAGGCCGACCGGTCAACGAAGACGACCTGGCTCGTCTGGCTCAGCGGGTCGAGGAGACCGTGCGGGCCCAGGGGCACGCCGAGATCGACGCCCACGAGATCGGGTTGGCCATCCTCCCGCCGCTACGTGAACTGGACGAAGTTGCTTACCTGCGCTTTGCGTCCGTCTACCAGGCCTTCGACTCGCTCGAAGACTTCGAAGGAGCCATCGCTCTGCTGCGTGCGGAGAAGCTCCCCGTCGAAGACGCCTGACCCGTCATTCAACGAACTTCAGATCGGCGGAATCCTGCGTCGATCACCACAGCGAATCCGCACCGGAAGGAACAGCCATGACGAAGACCACGGACGCGTGCGCCCGAGCGGAAGGCAGCTCGGCGAAGGGTGTGCGCGTGAAGCGGATCTTCACCACTCCCGGAGTGCATCCCTATGACGCGGTGACCTGGGAGCGGCGTGACGTCGTCCAGACGAACTGGAAAACTGGCGAGACGATCTTCGAGCAGCATGCCGTGGAATTCCCTGACTCCTGGTCGGTCAACGCCAGCACGATTGTCACCACGAAGTACTTTCGCGGTGCCGTGGGCACGTCCCAGCGCGAGTCCTCGCTGAAGACTCTGATCGACCGGGTCGTGCTGACCTATGTCCTGGCCGGCAAGGAGCATGGGTACTTCGCCGACGACGAATCAGCCGAGATCTTCGAGCACGAGCTGACTTACTGCTTGCTGCACCAGATCTTCAGCTTCAATTCGCCGGTCTGGTTCAACGTCGGCACTTCCAGCCCCCAACAGGTCAGCGCCTGCTTCATCCTGTCCGTCGACGACTCCATGGACTCGATCCTGAACTGGTACAAGGAAGAGGGGTTCATCTTCAAGGGTGGTTCCGGGGCTGGGCTCAACCTTTCTCGGATCCGTTCCAGCAAGGAACTGCTGTCCTCCGGCGGCACAGCTTCAGGCCCGGTCAGCTTCATGCGCGGTGCCGATGCCTCCGCAGGCACCATCAAGTCCGGTGGAGCTACTCGGCGGGCGGCCAAGATGGTCGTCCTGGACATCGATCACCCCGACATCGAGGAATTCGTCGAGACGAAGGCCCGTGAGGAGCACAAGATCCGTGCCCTGCGCGATGCCGGTTTCGACATGGACCTCGGCGGTCGGGACATCGTGTCCGTTCAGTATCAGAACGCGAACAACTCGGTGCGGGTCTCGGACACCTTCATGAAGGCCGTGGAAGAGGGCAGCTCCTTCGGCCTGACTTCTCGGATGACCGGTGAAGTGATCGAGAAGATCGATGCTCGTGGACTCTTCCGTAAGGTCGCCAAAGCGGCCTGGGAATGCGCCGACCCCGGCATCCAGTACGACGACGCGATCAACACCTGGCACACCAACCCTGAGGCCGGGCGGATCACGGCGAGCAACCCGTGCTCGGAGTACATGTCCCTGGACAACTCCAGCTGCAACCTGGCCAGCCTCAACCTGCTGAAATTCCTCCGGTCGGACGACACCTTCGACGCAGCCACCTTCGCGGAGGTCGTCGAGCTGGTCATCACCGCGATGGACATCTCGATCTGCTTCGCCGACTTCCCGACCGAGTCGATCGGCAAGACGACGGTCGACTACCGCCAGCTGGGTATCGGTTACGCCAACCTGGGCGCCCTGCTCATGGCCACGGGGCACGGTTACGACTCCGAAGGGGGCCGAAGCCTGGCCGCGGCGATCACCAGCCTGCTCACCGGGGCGGCCTACCGTCGCTCTGCGCAGATGGCCGGGATCGTCGGCCCGTATGCCGGCTACACCCGTGATACGGAGGCACACCAGCGGGTCATGCAGATGCACCGGGCGGCGAATGCCGAGATCCGGACCCTGGACGACATGGACCGGAGCATCCACGCCGAGGCTACGAAGGCCTGGGACGACGTGGTCGCGATCGGCGCGGAGCACGGCTTCCGTAACGCCCAGGCTTCGGTGCTGGCACCGACCGGGACCATCGGTTTCATGATGGATTGCGACACCACCGGCATCGAGCCCGACTTCTCCCTGGTGAAGTTCAAGAAACTGGTCGGCGGCGGCTCCATGCAGATCGTCAACCTGACCATCCCTCGGGCGCTGCGCAAGCTGGGGTACCAGGAGGAGCAGATCGAGGCGATCGTCGAGTACATCGCCGATCACGGTCACGTCATCGACGCTCCTGGTCTGAAGACGGAACACTACGAGGTCTTCGACTGCGCGATGGGCGTGCGAGCGATCTCCCCGATGGGACACGTCCGCATGATGGCCGCCTGTCAGCCCTTCCTTTCCGGTGCCATCAGCAAGACGGTGAACCTTCCGGAGAGCGCCACCGTCGAGGACATCGAGGACGTCTACCTTCAGGGCTGGAAGATGGGCCTGAAGGCGCTGGCCGTCTACCGGGACAACTGCAAGGTCGGGCAGCCGTTGTCCGATGCCAAGGCATCCAAGAAGGACGCCGTGGCGGAGGAGACGATTCCTGTGGTGGAGAAGGTGATCGAGTATCGTCCAGTGCGTAAGCGTCTGCCCAAGCGTCGCGAATCGATGACCACCTCGTTCACCGTGGGTGGTGCCGAGGGATATCTCACGGCTTCGACCTACCCCGATGGCGGGCTCGGCGAGATCTTCCTGAAGTTCGGTAAGCAGGGCTCGACCCTGGCCGGTTTGATGGACGCTTTCTCTTTGGCGGTCTCGGTCGCCGTGCAGTACGGCGTGCCGCTGGAGACCTACGTCGAGAAGTTCACCAACCTGCGCTTCGAGCCGGCCGGTTTGACCGATGACCCGGACGTGCGGATGGCCCAGTCGATCATGGACTACGTCTTCCGCAGGCTGGCGCTGGACTATCTGGACTTCGAGTCGCGCTCCTTCATGGGGATCCACACTGCGGAGGAACGGGCCCGTCAGCTGGAGACCGGTTCCTATGCGCCGGCCGCCGACGCCGAGGAAGAGATCGAGGAGGAGATCGAGAACTTCTCCCAGAGCGCGGGCGAGAGCCTGCGTCGGGATCTTGCCCGGCGGGAGAATCGCAAGATCGAGGTCTCCTCGGACAGCGGCGCGGCTGCGGCTCGTGAGGTCGATGTGAAGGTTCACAGTTCCGCCGAGCTCATGGAACAGTTCCAGGGCAAAGTCGCTGACGCCCCGATGTGCATGACTTGTGGGACGAAGATGCGTCCGGCAGGAAGCTGCTATGTCTGCGAAGGATGCGGCAGCACTTCCGGTTGTAGCTGATCTCGAGCTAATACCGGTGGGGTGACGACACGGACAGTCGTCACCCCACCGGCGTGTCGCCAGCTGCACTCAAGGGACCCTGCGGTGCGCCTTCCGTCATAGGACGTGGCTATGCTGGCCCTGGGCAGCGCAGCTCAGATGTTGTGCCGCCGTTGGATACGTCCGCGAAAGGTAGCGACATGGCGAACGATCGGTTGCCGGTCACCGAGGGTTGGCGAAATGCAGACCTGTACCTAGAACCTGCTCTGGACCGCGTCTGGACTGCACTGCGAGATCCGCGGACACCAGAACGTCTAGCCCGGTATTACACCCCGGATGCCAACTTCGCCGGTGCCACCTTCGTGGGCACTTGCCGCTCCGACCCTGAGAGCATCGACTGCGAAGATCTACTCGCGGTCACCCTGCTCGACGTGAAGATCCCCCCACGTGCGGTGCGTGCGCTCCTGGAGCCCGGCCCCACCCGGGAGAAGATCTGCGAGCTGCTCTCGACCGATCGACTTCCGATGGACGCCCGCCTGGAGGAAGCGACTCCCGAGATCCTGGCCAATATGGTCGAACTCTACGAATACCTCCGTGAACTGGTGCCCCCGACCCGTGAGCGTTACGAGGTCAACTGGGCTACGGCAGCGAAACTGTGTGCACGTAAACGGCCTGATCTCTTCCCGGTTCGCGATGAAGTCGTCTGTCGTTATCTGCGACTGTGGCCTTCGCGTTACCAGGTTGATTGGCAGGTCTTCGCTTGGATTCTCGGCCATGACGACGTGCGTGAGCAGCTGACCAGACTCGTCGAGCGCACTGCCGAAGAACCCGGGACAGTGGTGCCGGACCCGACGCATCTGCTGCGTCATCTCGACGTTGCTGTGTGGATGCACGCGCCACACCGCTTCTGAATCTCGTACGGCGGGGCCGGCCACGACTTTTCGAGGTGGTGGCCGGCCCCGCCGTTTCCGTGAGGCATTCGCAGATTGCTGCGGACGCTC
It contains:
- a CDS encoding DegV family protein, yielding MPQEATRQAGLTVVPLTASVGVDSYVDGIDRPGEELNRDLGRSGRVMTSRPSPQVFLDHYERLAEAGASEVLSIHLSSALSGTYDSARIAGQVASLPVHTVDSATMGAGLGNAVMDALACVSAGGSSSEAAAVATESGRTTRVLFCVASLDFLHRGGRIGAASAFLGAALSIRPVLELSAGRIMPLEKTRTMKQAVARLTDLVDLQLGRDTAVYSLFGPPRVVVHHVAAPDRARILADALSARCADHVAEPPMVQELGLVAAAHLGPGAVGVVISPPRHRSGR
- a CDS encoding helix-hairpin-helix domain-containing protein, translated to MAGGSTVPGPGEERTVTRSGSRVRLLTLPPMLQSSRVRPAWGAIGGLAVLGVLVAVVFGVRVFMTSSAATPTPVVASNRPGDLRQQQKSIPEGKQSAASPVTTPTSTGSTAGTLVVHVVGQVKKPGVVRAASGARVEEVIAASGGLTAQADTRQVNLARVVSDGEQVVVPAHGELLPPGQGGGASGGPGGKSSAAPGKINVNTADATALDALPGVGPVTARRIVEWRQSHGRFSSLKELQEIPGIGPKLVEQIMPLVSL
- a CDS encoding ComEC/Rec2 family competence protein → MGSSTSPEALDLRLVFPAAVGWLSLVIMLPHRPATMWVGAAAASCLGLSMWWWRRGGAWSAPATSAAVVTAVLLTAGAAGSAIRESGGMVDLAAQKAVVTLEGKLVTDPRRTSDQGGDRPARWTARVQVDQVEARGSRHQLNATVLAIGSTQWSERRWQERVRLSGRLMPADPGQDVIALVTVHEGVERLSAPGVIADLAEHVRSALRSASSALPGDAPGLLPGLVIGDTGQASERLIADMKTTGMTHLSAVSGSNVAIVLAAALAVARQARLPRRFRPMIAALLLAVFVVMARPEPSVIRAAVMGAVGLVGMQTSRKGGGLPALGTAMILLLLIDPWLARSYGFALSVTATAGLLVFAGPWSRGIARRLPDRLSFLGEMIAIPVAAQLVCAPLIVLLSGSISTVGIIANMVVAPLVAPATVLGVASAVVSSFHVGAGTVIAWGAAVPVLGIAEVAHRCARVPFASVPWPGGISGALLLGGLTVVGVALFPWLRQFGSRCPLAVIGVVALVAAGSFPVGSSSWPHPQWSFVACDVGQGDALLIRSGESSAVLVDAGPVDSRVGDCLTRLKIDRLDAVVLTHLDRDHSGGIEQVLQGWEVQEILLGVVDDPEQETRRIVALSEGHGVALRRVSPDEQLHWSRARAQVRLPAAPLTAGSVTNNNSVVLDVRVDHLRLVLLADVEREAAAALRRRISKEGVGEPVDVVKVAHHGSANHDPELLEQLSPKSFVLSVGARNTFGHPAPSLMGTLAKVGAPIYRTDQGGDILFCVSEGELTVLRPGS
- a CDS encoding LysR family transcriptional regulator, with amino-acid sequence MIDAAGLRVMKAIADEGSFTAAATALGYSQPAISQMVRRLEQRTGTVLVERVGRSVRLTEAGQVLSRHAVGVLAALESAEEEVAAIAGLRAGRVRLMAFPSSSATLVPQALALVRERYPDVHVRFAEAEPPESLAALRAGDCDIAVAFTYEGTDLGRGEEDLDLFETEVLLEDEVRLVVPTDHPLAQESVAHIAQLADDTWIAGCPRCRGHLVQVCSRAGFAPKVTFETDDYVAVLGFVAAGLGVALIPDLILRSASNPGVHILPIDPPSKRTVMAVTTPDLKRVPAVEATVQALADSAGRLLRLGPPSMPV
- the lexA gene encoding transcriptional repressor LexA; the protein is MTPVRRPLQASHLVTLTPRQKDILEVIRSAVHQRGYPPSLREIGEAVGLTSPSSVAHQLSRLERKGYLKRDQNRPRAIEVVDVAPTSQTRRSSPPPTLHSAVPEAQPRPVYAPLLGRISAGPPVVAEQSVEDIFALPRQVVGSGELFLLQVDGDSMVDAAICHGDWVVVRKQPSAESGEIVAALVDGEATVKTFRRRDGHIWLLPHNDVHEPILADDVVILGRVTAVLRRI
- a CDS encoding DUF6318 family protein produces the protein MDNRLKTWENGYMRSVATCWKASHHQGKCAGSDPKRLRLKGRRHPHMFMAGVAGLALCFAASCGTAEKTPTATRETSRTPVASSTTESYDTLTSMPSGAKEENKRGAEEFARHFFLSVSRTLENPAPGQLPRLCLPDVKSCLRQDEDVAMLAKEGHRISGPELDVLSAECVAYKSNTQIDTQVVVKVKFTATQKIDRNGLKIGEWSSPETRQYLAHLQWVSGSWRIESIKILPWKATP
- the nrdR gene encoding transcriptional regulator NrdR: MHCPFCRHTDSRVIDSRTSDDGTVIRRRRQCPSCERRFTTIETASLTVLKRSGVGEPFSRAKIVVGLRKACQGRPVNEDDLARLAQRVEETVRAQGHAEIDAHEIGLAILPPLRELDEVAYLRFASVYQAFDSLEDFEGAIALLRAEKLPVEDA